Proteins found in one Mixophyes fleayi isolate aMixFle1 chromosome 8, aMixFle1.hap1, whole genome shotgun sequence genomic segment:
- the C8H3orf18 gene encoding uncharacterized protein C3orf18 homolog, with the protein MSDRSVTTPLYIGVTVEPGTTTAPYNGTKGVDTGATSTVGTWLLSLGIVTVIGLAVAMVLYIRKQKRLEKLRHQLMPMYNFDAAEEQEDLEQELLEPNRDLQPQGKVLLTSLCPLQRPTRLVFTDVANSISA; encoded by the exons ATGAGCGATCGCAGTGTGACAACCCCGCTCTATATTGGGGTCACCGTGGAACCAGGCACTACCACTGCCCCCTACAATGGCACGAAAGGGGTAGATACCGGTGCGACTTCCACAGTGGGCACTTGGCTTCTCTCCCTTGGTATCGTGACTGTGATTGGACTAGCCGTGGCAATG gTTCTGTACATCAGAAAGCAGAAGAG GCTGGAGAAGCTGCGCCACCAGCTGATGCCGATGTATAACTTTGACGCCGCGGAGGAACAGGAAGATTTGGAACAGGAGCTGTTGGAGCCAAACCGAGATCTACAGCCCCAGGGGAAG GTCCTTCTCACCAGCCTGTGCCCGCTGCAGAGACCCACCCGCCTGGTTTTCACAGATGTTGCCAACTCTATCAGCGCCTGA